A single genomic interval of Peribacillus sp. FSL H8-0477 harbors:
- a CDS encoding YesL family protein, with the protein MDRPIYRTLESFSNLVILNLLWILMCLPIITIFPATIAMFGVIRQWIIKDDDRGLTRSFFYLFKQNFRQGLLVGVIILLFGTLLAVNFSLALQLENPLKMMYVVFLSFLSLLYTFTCIYLFPLLVTYKDTWKNLFKNALLLSIINLPLTMICILILCLSSILIVFIPLTFIFLFSLTAYVTYYFCSKSFEKVKFVHELP; encoded by the coding sequence ATGGACCGTCCTATTTATCGCACCCTAGAAAGCTTTTCAAATTTAGTTATTCTTAATTTATTATGGATTCTGATGTGTCTTCCCATTATCACGATATTTCCAGCTACTATTGCCATGTTCGGTGTCATTAGACAGTGGATAATTAAAGATGATGACAGAGGGCTGACTCGATCTTTTTTCTACCTCTTCAAGCAGAACTTTAGGCAAGGATTGCTCGTAGGCGTTATTATCCTACTATTTGGAACGCTACTAGCTGTTAACTTTTCTTTAGCCCTCCAGTTGGAAAATCCACTCAAAATGATGTATGTAGTTTTCTTATCTTTTCTCAGCCTATTATATACGTTTACCTGTATTTACTTGTTTCCGCTACTAGTTACTTACAAAGATACTTGGAAAAACCTATTTAAAAATGCCCTGTTACTATCTATTATTAATTTGCCACTCACCATGATCTGTATATTAATTTTATGCCTAAGTAGTATTCTTATCGTTTTCATCCCCTTAACGTTTATCTTTCTGTTTAGCCTGACCGCCTACGTTACTTATTACTTTTGCAGTAAATCATTTGAAAAAGTTAAATTCGTTCATGAACTTCCATAA
- a CDS encoding polysaccharide pyruvyl transferase family protein has translation MNILIINAHSSQNKGDAGIILAMLDSFNKHIPNASIKIKTRFPDIDRLFYENVSVEESVANISVDPKDSKLSKILSARKLLKLLSGSDKRIDSDYEWADVVVSCGGGFLLSHRFSTALLQHLVQIKIAFDYKKPVIIYAQSIGPFYNSYMQKMSKKILDQVDQIYIRETISKEWLNTIGCNNQNVHVVPDAAFSLEPKPSGLVDAILAKAKENHKGPIIGLTARDWNFPEMEDKDFRRRSYVESIQEVIKHVEKKYQAKVLLMPQVLGPNPFNDDRLISKEILQDEGITTSGLLDVDFSPRELKYLYSKVDMFIGTRMHSNIFALSSFVPTIAINYEHKTRGIMEMLDLEENVVEINEITPDELISKVDHCWANKEAVRKKLEQNIPNLVKSSEKPAIYIKEEI, from the coding sequence TTGAATATCCTAATCATAAATGCCCATTCATCTCAAAACAAAGGGGATGCAGGTATCATTTTGGCCATGCTGGATTCGTTTAATAAACATATCCCAAACGCCAGTATCAAAATAAAAACGAGATTTCCTGACATTGATCGTTTATTTTATGAGAATGTATCAGTAGAGGAAAGTGTCGCCAATATCTCCGTCGACCCGAAGGATTCTAAGCTCTCTAAGATCTTATCAGCGAGAAAACTGTTAAAGCTGTTAAGCGGAAGTGATAAGCGAATCGATTCTGATTATGAATGGGCAGATGTCGTGGTCAGCTGCGGCGGCGGATTTCTCCTGTCTCACCGATTTAGTACGGCACTATTACAGCACTTGGTGCAAATCAAGATTGCGTTTGACTATAAAAAACCGGTTATTATCTACGCTCAATCGATTGGGCCGTTCTATAACAGCTATATGCAGAAGATGAGTAAGAAAATTCTCGATCAAGTGGATCAAATCTATATCAGAGAAACAATTTCTAAAGAATGGCTGAATACAATCGGCTGCAATAATCAAAATGTTCATGTCGTACCGGATGCAGCCTTTAGCTTAGAGCCGAAGCCGTCTGGACTTGTGGATGCCATTCTAGCAAAAGCGAAAGAAAATCACAAAGGACCGATTATTGGCTTAACGGCGAGAGATTGGAATTTTCCTGAGATGGAAGACAAAGACTTCAGAAGACGTTCTTATGTGGAAAGCATCCAAGAAGTGATTAAGCATGTTGAGAAGAAGTATCAAGCAAAAGTCTTGTTGATGCCTCAGGTTTTGGGACCGAATCCCTTTAATGATGACCGGTTGATCAGTAAAGAAATTCTTCAAGATGAAGGAATCACGACCAGCGGGTTACTAGATGTTGATTTTTCGCCGAGAGAACTGAAATATCTCTACTCAAAAGTGGACATGTTTATTGGTACACGGATGCATTCTAATATCTTTGCGCTATCTTCCTTTGTTCCAACGATTGCCATTAATTATGAACATAAAACTCGCGGCATTATGGAAATGCTCGATTTAGAAGAAAACGTAGTAGAAATTAATGAGATTACACCGGATGAGTTAATTTCAAAAGTCGATCACTGTTGGGCTAACAAGGAAGCCGTACGCAAGAAATTAGAGCAAAATATTCCGAATCTAGTGAAAAGCAGCGAAAAACCTGCCATTTATATTAAAGAAGAAATCTAA
- the galE gene encoding UDP-glucose 4-epimerase GalE: MILVVGGAGYIGSHLVKELVETQDVGVLDNFSTGHRKAVDKQAVLFEGDLGNEQDVEKIFQEHQIEAVMHFAANSLVGESVVNPSKYYQNNVAGTLTLLQTMLKYKVKKFIFSSTAATYGIPEDDVLTEKSVTQPINPYGHSKLMVEQILADFSKAYGLNYIVLRYFNAAGAHTSAEIGENHDPETHLIPIVLEHLQGKREKISVFGSDYDTKDGTCIRDYIHVTDLANAHILALNALLNGDKETATYNLGNGKGYSVNEIIQTCEDVTGRKATIDYSERRAGDPAQLIASSAKIEQELGWVPNYPLKEIIESAWNWHQRSPLS; the protein is encoded by the coding sequence ATGATATTAGTAGTAGGCGGGGCCGGTTATATTGGAAGCCATTTAGTAAAGGAACTGGTTGAAACACAAGACGTGGGTGTTCTCGATAACTTTTCAACTGGACATCGAAAGGCAGTCGATAAGCAAGCTGTTTTATTTGAAGGTGACCTTGGAAATGAGCAGGACGTAGAGAAAATCTTTCAAGAACATCAAATCGAAGCCGTCATGCATTTTGCAGCGAATAGTTTAGTAGGCGAATCGGTTGTTAATCCAAGTAAGTATTACCAGAATAATGTAGCGGGGACACTTACCCTGCTGCAGACGATGCTGAAATATAAGGTGAAGAAATTCATCTTCTCCTCAACCGCAGCAACCTACGGGATTCCGGAAGACGATGTGTTAACAGAGAAGTCGGTAACGCAGCCAATTAATCCATATGGTCACTCGAAATTAATGGTCGAACAAATCCTTGCTGATTTCTCCAAAGCATATGGATTGAATTATATTGTCCTGCGTTACTTTAACGCTGCCGGTGCACATACATCCGCTGAAATCGGTGAAAATCACGATCCAGAAACGCATTTAATTCCGATTGTGCTGGAGCATTTACAAGGAAAGCGTGAAAAGATTTCGGTGTTCGGCAGTGATTATGATACGAAGGACGGTACCTGTATTCGTGATTATATTCATGTAACGGATCTTGCTAACGCCCATATTCTTGCACTCAATGCCTTATTGAACGGTGACAAAGAAACAGCAACCTACAACTTAGGGAATGGCAAAGGGTATTCAGTCAACGAAATCATTCAAACCTGTGAAGACGTAACCGGTAGAAAAGCAACCATTGATTATAGTGAGCGCCGTGCAGGTGATCCGGCACAACTGATTGCTTCTTCCGCAAAAATCGAGCAAGAATTAGGTTGGGTTCCCAACTATCCGCTCAAGGAAATCATTGAAAGCGCCTGGAACTGGCATCAGCGCAGTCCTCTCAGCTAA
- a CDS encoding LacI family DNA-binding transcriptional regulator, whose amino-acid sequence MANIHDVARKAQVSVATVSRVLNKSSAVSFTTKIKVEQAITELNYEPSTLGRNLRKLESRLLLVMIPSISNPFYTDVIKGIEDTAINLDYNILLCQTNSNPKRESIYFNLIKNHLADGIISMDPTVNKKNLMDLAENHPIIQCSEYDIDGSIAYTTINNELAAYHAIRYLIKIGHTKIALLNSDEKFLYARERRQGYERALREFGIELNQSWMYNAESLGFEGGQQAMRQLLTHSNRPTAVFAVSDILAIGALNEIHASGLHIPNDIALVGFDNISFSTMTHPTLTTISQPMFKMGCMAANMIINKIQGKKVESIILDHDLVIREST is encoded by the coding sequence ATGGCGAATATTCATGACGTAGCACGAAAGGCACAGGTTTCTGTTGCGACGGTCTCTAGGGTACTGAATAAGAGTTCCGCCGTATCGTTTACTACAAAAATCAAAGTTGAACAGGCTATTACCGAATTAAATTATGAGCCCAGCACCCTAGGTAGAAATCTTAGAAAGTTAGAAAGCAGACTCTTACTTGTCATGATTCCAAGTATTTCTAATCCTTTTTACACAGATGTGATTAAGGGGATTGAGGACACGGCCATTAATCTAGACTATAATATCCTCCTTTGTCAGACCAATTCAAATCCAAAAAGGGAATCCATTTATTTTAATTTAATTAAGAATCACTTGGCGGACGGCATTATATCAATGGATCCGACGGTTAATAAAAAGAATTTAATGGATCTTGCAGAAAATCACCCCATTATCCAGTGCAGCGAGTATGACATAGATGGAAGCATTGCTTATACGACCATTAATAATGAATTAGCTGCCTATCATGCGATTCGGTACTTAATCAAAATAGGTCATACGAAAATTGCCTTACTCAACTCAGATGAAAAGTTTTTGTATGCACGTGAGCGACGTCAAGGATATGAAAGAGCGTTAAGAGAATTCGGAATTGAATTAAACCAGTCCTGGATGTACAATGCTGAAAGTTTAGGATTTGAAGGGGGACAACAAGCAATGAGGCAGTTATTAACCCATTCTAATAGGCCAACGGCTGTCTTCGCTGTATCTGATATTCTTGCCATTGGCGCTCTAAATGAAATCCATGCCAGTGGGTTACACATTCCCAACGATATTGCTTTAGTGGGATTTGATAATATCAGCTTTTCTACCATGACCCATCCTACGCTGACGACAATCTCGCAGCCAATGTTTAAAATGGGATGCATGGCTGCTAATATGATCATCAATAAAATTCAAGGCAAAAAGGTTGAAAGCATTATTTTGGACCATGATTTAGTCATTCGTGAGTCAACATAA
- a CDS encoding glycosyltransferase family 4 protein — translation MNVLMIGSHLRVNGGITRVVKNYMEAGLNEKANLTYFPTYYGSNNLVNILYFFTRYLLLYFQLIILRKDYDAAHIHMSYKGSFLRKKVIIALLKKRKIPMVLHMHGSQFKDFYHNSSESQQREIKNTLNSVDVILALGQQWKQFYESISTAKVISLDNAVFPKEEEAVQQEKVYISTMGVLSQRKGSYDLLEVGKRLKGKIDKKYKFLIAGDGDVEIIKKKIKELDLEELFVIPGWISDQAKIEEIYQKSAIYMLPSYNEGMPMSVLEGMSYGVPIISTRVGSIETVVEAENGILVQPGEIDEMVKSITYILDHRDVQTSMSKNNREKINQRFNIYSSIDDLLVIFRDLQTKVGK, via the coding sequence ATGAATGTTTTAATGATTGGATCTCATTTACGTGTCAATGGTGGGATTACCCGGGTTGTGAAAAATTATATGGAAGCAGGCTTGAATGAAAAAGCCAACCTTACCTATTTTCCAACGTATTATGGAAGTAACAATCTAGTAAATATCTTGTATTTCTTTACAAGGTATTTACTTCTTTATTTTCAACTAATCATTCTGCGCAAAGACTATGATGCTGCACATATCCATATGTCTTATAAGGGAAGCTTCCTGCGGAAGAAAGTGATTATCGCGTTGTTAAAGAAAAGAAAGATTCCGATGGTCTTACATATGCATGGCTCACAGTTCAAAGACTTTTATCATAACAGCTCTGAAAGTCAACAAAGGGAAATCAAGAATACCTTGAATTCAGTAGATGTCATTCTAGCGCTAGGTCAGCAATGGAAACAATTCTACGAAAGTATCAGTACGGCGAAGGTTATTTCCTTGGATAATGCGGTATTCCCTAAAGAAGAAGAGGCAGTTCAACAAGAGAAGGTCTATATCTCAACAATGGGGGTCTTGTCTCAACGGAAAGGGTCGTATGATTTACTAGAGGTTGGCAAGCGTTTAAAAGGGAAAATAGATAAAAAGTATAAATTTCTTATCGCAGGTGATGGCGATGTCGAGATTATTAAGAAGAAGATTAAGGAACTAGATTTAGAAGAGCTATTTGTTATTCCGGGTTGGATTTCCGATCAAGCGAAAATTGAGGAAATCTATCAGAAGAGTGCGATCTATATGCTTCCTTCCTATAATGAGGGAATGCCGATGTCCGTTTTAGAAGGAATGAGCTATGGGGTTCCCATCATTTCGACGAGAGTCGGCTCCATTGAAACCGTCGTAGAAGCGGAAAATGGGATTCTGGTTCAGCCAGGAGAAATCGATGAAATGGTCAAGAGTATAACCTACATACTGGATCATCGGGATGTTCAGACATCCATGTCGAAGAATAATAGGGAAAAAATCAATCAGCGATTTAATATCTATTCATCAATCGACGATCTTCTTGTGATTTTTCGAGATTTGCAGACAAAAGTAGGTAAGTGA
- the pssE gene encoding PssE/Cps14G family polysaccharide biosynthesis glycosyltransferase, which produces MIFITVGSQKFQFDRLLKEVDRLIETGKMNGSEIVAQTGYCQYEPKHFQFEQFMSKDDFLTHINNSEIVITHGGTGSIINSVKLGKKVIGVPRQEAFGEHVDNHQFEIIEEFENTKLIYAVYEIADLEDALAKVVNMTFRTYQSNTNHIIELLETALHT; this is translated from the coding sequence TTGATTTTTATAACGGTAGGTTCACAGAAATTTCAGTTTGACCGGCTGCTAAAGGAAGTTGACCGGTTAATCGAAACAGGGAAGATGAACGGTTCTGAGATCGTCGCTCAAACGGGTTACTGTCAGTATGAACCAAAACACTTTCAATTTGAACAATTTATGTCAAAAGATGATTTTCTAACGCATATTAACAACAGTGAAATCGTTATTACACATGGAGGAACAGGGTCCATCATTAATAGTGTGAAACTAGGAAAAAAAGTGATTGGTGTTCCAAGACAAGAGGCCTTTGGCGAACATGTGGATAATCATCAATTTGAGATTATCGAGGAATTTGAGAATACGAAACTAATCTATGCCGTATACGAGATTGCCGATCTTGAAGACGCGCTTGCAAAGGTTGTCAATATGACGTTCAGAACGTATCAATCGAATACAAACCATATTATTGAACTTTTAGAAACAGCGCTGCATACATAA
- a CDS encoding toxic anion resistance protein, whose translation MNINVSGQRASDQAGKLASQIDASTVAEFGLIVQGACTDLNHYLLRHVQKHESHELTKQLQLLKSQVARLSVESRKKSSSIWSRLLFWRRTIPEREALARLHRSEAELDRMAVKLTHLARVFREDGKMLEKLEHLTFESYAEVELYLSALDLRLADLRAEQSGTMLHQAAEERKYELMTSRTILLQTGEQIKMLQRNTQLIDGKIDHALQNIIPLWKQQIADVRTLSRKQTDAAQQFADSLEEIDVMVRELDNVK comes from the coding sequence ATGAATATAAATGTATCTGGTCAGAGAGCGAGTGATCAAGCAGGCAAATTAGCTAGTCAAATTGACGCGTCAACAGTGGCTGAGTTTGGACTGATTGTGCAGGGAGCTTGTACAGACTTGAATCATTATCTCCTCCGTCATGTACAAAAGCATGAAAGTCATGAACTAACCAAACAGCTGCAATTGTTGAAATCGCAGGTAGCAAGGTTGAGCGTTGAAAGCCGGAAAAAAAGCAGTAGTATTTGGAGCAGGCTGCTATTTTGGAGACGGACTATTCCTGAGCGTGAAGCACTTGCCAGGTTACATCGCAGCGAAGCAGAGCTTGATCGGATGGCGGTGAAGCTCACACACCTGGCTCGGGTGTTTCGTGAAGATGGGAAGATGCTGGAGAAGCTTGAGCATCTTACATTTGAGTCTTATGCAGAGGTGGAGCTTTACCTGTCTGCGTTAGACTTACGTTTGGCTGATTTGAGGGCTGAACAATCTGGGACCATGCTCCATCAAGCTGCAGAAGAGCGGAAGTATGAGCTGATGACCAGTCGAACGATCTTGCTGCAGACCGGAGAACAGATCAAAATGCTCCAAAGAAATACCCAGCTGATCGATGGTAAAATTGATCATGCTCTCCAAAACATTATTCCTCTCTGGAAACAGCAAATTGCGGATGTCCGAACCTTGAGTCGGAAACAAACTGACGCAGCGCAACAATTTGCTGATAGTTTGGAAGAGATTGATGTAATGGTAAGGGAATTGGATAACGTGAAGTAA
- a CDS encoding 5-bromo-4-chloroindolyl phosphate hydrolysis family protein, with protein sequence MKPILSIMYTVLSLGIASLSGFSIWAVSWIGMDISYLLSSVYALAGAAVVFTGLKVVGRHKMLKNIGMSGREYKFVKENLIEGKEKIKRLQKSMFSFKDLLASKQNYEVLRKVKRIDSLVRNEPKRFYQAESFYFYHLNSLVELTEKHAFLNKQPHRTVDLVISLNETRDAIKLLEKQIDSDLGILLEGDIQTLHMELDMAKQTLNKKPLIK encoded by the coding sequence ATGAAGCCTATTCTATCCATCATGTACACGGTGTTGTCACTTGGGATTGCGTCGTTGTCAGGTTTTTCAATCTGGGCAGTTAGTTGGATTGGTATGGATATCTCCTACTTATTGTCGTCAGTATATGCACTTGCGGGTGCTGCGGTTGTCTTTACCGGACTTAAGGTTGTAGGAAGACATAAAATGCTTAAGAATATCGGGATGAGCGGACGTGAATATAAATTTGTGAAAGAAAATCTAATCGAGGGTAAAGAGAAGATCAAACGTCTGCAGAAGTCAATGTTCTCCTTTAAAGATTTGTTGGCCTCGAAACAGAATTATGAAGTATTACGGAAGGTTAAGCGGATTGATTCGCTCGTCCGAAATGAGCCGAAACGCTTTTATCAAGCTGAGTCCTTTTATTTCTATCATTTGAATTCGCTTGTTGAATTAACGGAAAAGCATGCTTTTTTGAATAAGCAGCCGCATCGCACAGTCGATCTGGTTATATCGCTGAATGAAACACGTGATGCGATTAAATTGCTTGAGAAACAAATTGACAGCGACCTAGGTATCTTGCTTGAAGGTGATATTCAGACGCTGCATATGGAGCTTGATATGGCTAAGCAAACCTTAAACAAAAAGCCGTTGATTAAATGA
- the pssD gene encoding PssD/Cps14F family polysaccharide biosynthesis glycosyltransferase gives MKICFAASSGGHLEQLLMLTPMMNKYDSFVLTEKTNYEMNKKGLNIVKVPQVNRREKTFIFKFLLLSIQTLFIFLKEKPDVVISTGALATVPMCTIAKIFRKKVIFIESFSKISSPTVTGKLMYKIADQFIVQWEDMIKHYPKAIYGGGIY, from the coding sequence ATGAAAATCTGTTTTGCCGCTTCGTCGGGAGGACACCTCGAGCAGCTGCTGATGCTGACACCGATGATGAACAAGTACGACAGTTTTGTTCTAACAGAGAAAACAAACTATGAAATGAATAAAAAAGGGTTGAATATCGTCAAGGTACCTCAAGTAAACAGAAGAGAAAAAACGTTTATCTTTAAATTTCTGCTATTGAGTATTCAAACCCTATTCATCTTTTTAAAAGAAAAACCCGATGTTGTGATCTCAACAGGCGCTTTAGCAACCGTACCGATGTGTACGATTGCTAAGATATTCCGGAAAAAGGTCATTTTTATCGAGTCCTTTTCAAAAATTAGTTCGCCTACGGTTACGGGAAAACTCATGTATAAGATTGCAGACCAGTTTATAGTTCAATGGGAAGATATGATCAAGCATTACCCTAAAGCAATCTATGGCGGTGGCATCTATTGA
- the murJ gene encoding murein biosynthesis integral membrane protein MurJ has translation MSKNLVKAGILLFILSTVSKLLGFLRETFLAYYYGTSYESDAYFIALTPSTLAITFSLSLSSVFLPLFVKYMSNKKEAYRFTNNIITMFFIVTGILYLSLFMDNSPIIKLLAPGLPPESEALSIQLLKVLFPLVFIVICIQLFTDMLNSYEKFLIPALSILPNNAIIIIYLLVYGKSLGIIGIAVVTLISFIVQFLLLYSFLRREKYSFSFTKKFLDENTKGFMLLAMPVIVSSLFSQLNAVVDRLLASTLSEGSISSLMYAYRLKSMVIGIFISALITISFPKVSKLANNLKRKELIELTKENILLIFLVVGPVSAYLMLFGSEIVEILFQRGAFGEEAKLATGGVFFYYSLGLVFVGVRELVLRNFYALGNTKTPMVILIISLVLNMILSYLFVSWFGLYGLGLSSSVGIIISVWMLTNKLKNYLPNIWDKDFVAACVKVSLSLLIAAMAIKAILIYSPLFAWESNQSILFKLIILIIYFALFTVVYLGVLLGMRDKQITRFFTKFLPKKGE, from the coding sequence ATGTCCAAGAATCTTGTCAAAGCAGGGATACTCCTATTTATATTGTCTACGGTAAGTAAACTATTAGGCTTTCTTCGTGAAACATTTTTAGCTTATTATTATGGGACGTCCTATGAATCGGATGCGTATTTCATTGCATTAACACCCTCAACATTGGCGATTACCTTTTCATTAAGCCTCAGCAGTGTCTTTCTGCCGTTGTTCGTCAAATATATGAGCAATAAAAAAGAAGCCTATCGGTTTACGAATAACATTATCACGATGTTCTTTATCGTAACGGGGATTCTCTATCTCTCGTTATTCATGGATAATAGTCCGATTATAAAGCTGCTGGCACCAGGCCTTCCCCCTGAATCGGAGGCTCTTTCTATTCAGCTGCTTAAGGTATTATTTCCGCTAGTCTTTATCGTAATCTGTATACAGCTGTTCACAGATATGTTAAACAGCTATGAGAAGTTTCTCATTCCTGCATTAAGCATCCTGCCGAATAATGCGATTATCATCATTTACTTGCTAGTTTATGGAAAAAGTTTAGGGATTATCGGAATTGCAGTGGTTACGCTAATCAGCTTTATTGTTCAGTTCCTTCTATTATATAGCTTTCTCCGGCGGGAGAAATATTCGTTCAGTTTTACGAAGAAATTCTTAGACGAAAATACCAAGGGCTTTATGCTGCTGGCGATGCCCGTCATCGTGAGCAGTTTGTTTAGTCAGTTAAATGCAGTAGTGGATCGATTATTAGCTTCCACACTCAGTGAAGGAAGTATTTCCTCCTTAATGTATGCCTACAGACTGAAAAGCATGGTCATTGGGATTTTCATTTCGGCACTGATTACGATTTCCTTTCCGAAGGTGTCAAAGCTTGCGAATAACTTGAAACGGAAAGAGTTAATCGAGCTGACGAAAGAGAATATTCTCTTAATCTTTCTTGTTGTCGGACCCGTCAGTGCCTATCTAATGTTATTTGGTTCAGAGATTGTTGAAATCCTTTTCCAGCGAGGGGCATTTGGGGAAGAAGCGAAGCTTGCTACAGGCGGTGTCTTTTTCTATTATTCCTTAGGCTTAGTATTCGTCGGCGTTCGAGAACTTGTGCTCCGGAATTTCTATGCATTAGGTAATACGAAAACACCGATGGTCATTCTCATTATCAGCTTAGTACTTAACATGATTCTCAGCTATTTATTTGTGAGCTGGTTTGGTTTATATGGACTCGGCTTGTCATCCTCAGTTGGGATTATCATTAGTGTCTGGATGCTAACGAATAAATTGAAGAATTACTTGCCGAATATTTGGGACAAAGACTTTGTGGCAGCATGTGTGAAGGTGAGTCTTTCCTTGCTGATTGCAGCAATGGCCATCAAGGCAATCCTGATTTATTCACCGCTTTTCGCTTGGGAGTCTAATCAGTCGATTCTTTTCAAGCTCATCATTCTTATCATCTATTTTGCACTATTTACAGTCGTGTATCTGGGCGTTTTGCTCGGTATGCGAGACAAGCAAATCACCCGCTTCTTTACGAAATTTTTGCCTAAAAAAGGAGAATAG
- a CDS encoding VanZ family protein: protein MKKTLIAVVFMFWALLIFYFSSQPYQDQDITPILHDYLSDFHLKEKLSFVSFMYGGREISTENLGVDTFVEFFIRKAAHLLIFFVWGFLTYSLLTLFMKKHHKARWFLSLIFVILYAVLDEYHQSRTGNRTPLKMDVVLDTIGGIVGITGCLIIHKLRLKRKKHNLE, encoded by the coding sequence ATGAAAAAGACCCTGATTGCAGTGGTATTCATGTTCTGGGCCCTGCTCATCTTCTATTTTTCCTCCCAGCCTTACCAGGATCAGGACATTACACCCATTTTACATGATTATCTGAGTGATTTTCATCTTAAAGAGAAACTCTCCTTTGTTTCCTTTATGTATGGGGGCCGGGAAATTAGTACCGAAAATTTAGGTGTTGATACATTCGTTGAATTCTTCATCCGTAAGGCAGCGCATCTGTTAATTTTCTTTGTTTGGGGATTCCTAACCTACAGCTTACTCACGTTGTTTATGAAAAAACATCACAAAGCACGCTGGTTCCTCTCCCTAATTTTCGTTATTCTTTATGCGGTTCTGGATGAATATCATCAAAGTAGAACCGGCAACCGAACGCCCCTTAAAATGGATGTGGTCTTGGACACCATTGGCGGCATTGTTGGGATTACTGGGTGCTTGATCATCCATAAGCTAAGATTGAAAAGAAAAAAACATAATCTAGAATAA